One Aphidius gifuensis isolate YNYX2018 linkage group LG5, ASM1490517v1, whole genome shotgun sequence genomic region harbors:
- the LOC122857542 gene encoding uncharacterized protein LOC122857542 isoform X1, which translates to MILQIGKILGPIVSKFINHSTDLKCFQIMKMIVLTRNLKCERTPLFTNLDFYINKIEKVYFRSSDCSEGDPRSTEREPCETPKGPCVPLKKPGYPTKPEVPQEPFCVECPPKKPCSLNQCPTLEGTSKPAFRKILSLLYFQSQRNDRLEETDIRDNEISTCQNVVQRFKAHKESRKLCFLLKKPHKKTDGKTKISQDENKNTSQVQGEVESAIMKMVCQQFLLIPEPEKMSESLTPPKLKSSKNNNLRSAPALKCSGRTEDLLKSFAEFFQKRNMSSDARSFSNDFDSFKGTKCKTVIEMCARRSLTDKISESSECLHSQRTSCHPERNQCPRARKITESASIDRSISSDRKIFEKNDEDMMAKNVKLPRSPSQPVILHSCPPPPKLQPGFCPCADVFMTTRNETKLIVPSQSCPLQVKYSCPESRIYYCPSKFWRSKC; encoded by the exons atgattTTACAAATAGGAAAAATTTTGGGACCGATTgttagtaaatttattaatcatagtACGGATTTGAAGTGCTTTCAG ATAATGAAGATGATAGTGTTGACACGAAATCTTAAATGTGAAAGGACACCTCTATTTACTAATCTTGATTTCTACATAAACAAA aTTGAGAAAGTCTACTTTCGCAGTTCTGATTGTAGTGAAGGTGATCCAAGATCGACTGAAAGAGAACCTTGTGAGACTCCCAAAGGACCTTGTGTGCCTTTAAAAAAGCCTGGTTATCCAACTAAGCCTGAAGTACCTCAAGAACCTTTTTGCGTTGAGTGTCCACCAAAGAAACCTTGCAGTTTAAATCAATGCCCCACTTTAGAGGGTACGTCAAAACCAGcatttcgaaaaattttatctttactttattttcaatcacAGAGAAACGATAGACTTGAAGAGACTGACATTAGAGATAACGAGATTTCAACGTGCCAAAATGTGGTGCAAAGATTCAAAGCTCATAAAGAATCTAGAAAATTGTGCTTTTTATTAAAGAAACCTCATAAGAAAACAGacggaaaaacaaaaatctcaCAGGATGAAAACAAGAATACTTCCCAAGTGCAGGGGGAAGTGGAGTCTGCTATCATGAAGATGGTATGCCAACAGTTTCTGTTGATTCCAGAGCCTGAAAAAATGTCAGAAAGTCTTACTCCACCAAAGCTaaaatcttcaaaaaataacaatctaCGTAGCGCTCCAGCATTAAAGTGTTCAGGAAGGACTGAAGATCTTTTGAAAAGTTTTGCAGAGTTTTTTCAGAAACGGAACATGTCTAGTGATGCCAGAAGCTTTTCGAATGACTTCGATTCTTTTAAAGGAACAAAGTGCAAAACGGTTATAGAAATGTGTGCAAGGCGATCATTGACTGATAAAATTTCTGAGTCATCGGAGTGTCTTCATAGTCAACGAACAAGTTGTCATCCAGAACGTAATCAATGTCCCAGAGCTAGAAAAATCACAGAGTCTGCATCAATTGATCGATCCATAAGTTCAgatcgaaaaatttttgaaaaaaatgatgaagataTGATGGCGAAAAATGTGAAACTACCAAGATCACCTTCACAGCCGGTGATTCTTCATTCTTGTCCCCCACCGCCAAAACTTCAACCTGGTTTTTGTCCTTGTGCTGATGTATTCATGACAACGAGAAATGAAACGAAGTTGATCGTACCTTCTCAGTCATGTCCTTTGCAAGTGAAATATTCGTGTCCAGAGTCTCGTATCTATTACTGTCCATCAAAATTTTGGAGATCaaagtgttaa
- the LOC122857542 gene encoding uncharacterized protein LOC122857542 isoform X2, producing the protein MILQIGKILGPIIMKMIVLTRNLKCERTPLFTNLDFYINKIEKVYFRSSDCSEGDPRSTEREPCETPKGPCVPLKKPGYPTKPEVPQEPFCVECPPKKPCSLNQCPTLEGTSKPAFRKILSLLYFQSQRNDRLEETDIRDNEISTCQNVVQRFKAHKESRKLCFLLKKPHKKTDGKTKISQDENKNTSQVQGEVESAIMKMVCQQFLLIPEPEKMSESLTPPKLKSSKNNNLRSAPALKCSGRTEDLLKSFAEFFQKRNMSSDARSFSNDFDSFKGTKCKTVIEMCARRSLTDKISESSECLHSQRTSCHPERNQCPRARKITESASIDRSISSDRKIFEKNDEDMMAKNVKLPRSPSQPVILHSCPPPPKLQPGFCPCADVFMTTRNETKLIVPSQSCPLQVKYSCPESRIYYCPSKFWRSKC; encoded by the exons atgattTTACAAATAGGAAAAATTTTGGGACCGATT ATAATGAAGATGATAGTGTTGACACGAAATCTTAAATGTGAAAGGACACCTCTATTTACTAATCTTGATTTCTACATAAACAAA aTTGAGAAAGTCTACTTTCGCAGTTCTGATTGTAGTGAAGGTGATCCAAGATCGACTGAAAGAGAACCTTGTGAGACTCCCAAAGGACCTTGTGTGCCTTTAAAAAAGCCTGGTTATCCAACTAAGCCTGAAGTACCTCAAGAACCTTTTTGCGTTGAGTGTCCACCAAAGAAACCTTGCAGTTTAAATCAATGCCCCACTTTAGAGGGTACGTCAAAACCAGcatttcgaaaaattttatctttactttattttcaatcacAGAGAAACGATAGACTTGAAGAGACTGACATTAGAGATAACGAGATTTCAACGTGCCAAAATGTGGTGCAAAGATTCAAAGCTCATAAAGAATCTAGAAAATTGTGCTTTTTATTAAAGAAACCTCATAAGAAAACAGacggaaaaacaaaaatctcaCAGGATGAAAACAAGAATACTTCCCAAGTGCAGGGGGAAGTGGAGTCTGCTATCATGAAGATGGTATGCCAACAGTTTCTGTTGATTCCAGAGCCTGAAAAAATGTCAGAAAGTCTTACTCCACCAAAGCTaaaatcttcaaaaaataacaatctaCGTAGCGCTCCAGCATTAAAGTGTTCAGGAAGGACTGAAGATCTTTTGAAAAGTTTTGCAGAGTTTTTTCAGAAACGGAACATGTCTAGTGATGCCAGAAGCTTTTCGAATGACTTCGATTCTTTTAAAGGAACAAAGTGCAAAACGGTTATAGAAATGTGTGCAAGGCGATCATTGACTGATAAAATTTCTGAGTCATCGGAGTGTCTTCATAGTCAACGAACAAGTTGTCATCCAGAACGTAATCAATGTCCCAGAGCTAGAAAAATCACAGAGTCTGCATCAATTGATCGATCCATAAGTTCAgatcgaaaaatttttgaaaaaaatgatgaagataTGATGGCGAAAAATGTGAAACTACCAAGATCACCTTCACAGCCGGTGATTCTTCATTCTTGTCCCCCACCGCCAAAACTTCAACCTGGTTTTTGTCCTTGTGCTGATGTATTCATGACAACGAGAAATGAAACGAAGTTGATCGTACCTTCTCAGTCATGTCCTTTGCAAGTGAAATATTCGTGTCCAGAGTCTCGTATCTATTACTGTCCATCAAAATTTTGGAGATCaaagtgttaa
- the LOC122857542 gene encoding uncharacterized protein LOC122857542 isoform X3: MKMIVLTRNLKCERTPLFTNLDFYINKIEKVYFRSSDCSEGDPRSTEREPCETPKGPCVPLKKPGYPTKPEVPQEPFCVECPPKKPCSLNQCPTLEGTSKPAFRKILSLLYFQSQRNDRLEETDIRDNEISTCQNVVQRFKAHKESRKLCFLLKKPHKKTDGKTKISQDENKNTSQVQGEVESAIMKMVCQQFLLIPEPEKMSESLTPPKLKSSKNNNLRSAPALKCSGRTEDLLKSFAEFFQKRNMSSDARSFSNDFDSFKGTKCKTVIEMCARRSLTDKISESSECLHSQRTSCHPERNQCPRARKITESASIDRSISSDRKIFEKNDEDMMAKNVKLPRSPSQPVILHSCPPPPKLQPGFCPCADVFMTTRNETKLIVPSQSCPLQVKYSCPESRIYYCPSKFWRSKC; the protein is encoded by the exons ATGAAGATGATAGTGTTGACACGAAATCTTAAATGTGAAAGGACACCTCTATTTACTAATCTTGATTTCTACATAAACAAA aTTGAGAAAGTCTACTTTCGCAGTTCTGATTGTAGTGAAGGTGATCCAAGATCGACTGAAAGAGAACCTTGTGAGACTCCCAAAGGACCTTGTGTGCCTTTAAAAAAGCCTGGTTATCCAACTAAGCCTGAAGTACCTCAAGAACCTTTTTGCGTTGAGTGTCCACCAAAGAAACCTTGCAGTTTAAATCAATGCCCCACTTTAGAGGGTACGTCAAAACCAGcatttcgaaaaattttatctttactttattttcaatcacAGAGAAACGATAGACTTGAAGAGACTGACATTAGAGATAACGAGATTTCAACGTGCCAAAATGTGGTGCAAAGATTCAAAGCTCATAAAGAATCTAGAAAATTGTGCTTTTTATTAAAGAAACCTCATAAGAAAACAGacggaaaaacaaaaatctcaCAGGATGAAAACAAGAATACTTCCCAAGTGCAGGGGGAAGTGGAGTCTGCTATCATGAAGATGGTATGCCAACAGTTTCTGTTGATTCCAGAGCCTGAAAAAATGTCAGAAAGTCTTACTCCACCAAAGCTaaaatcttcaaaaaataacaatctaCGTAGCGCTCCAGCATTAAAGTGTTCAGGAAGGACTGAAGATCTTTTGAAAAGTTTTGCAGAGTTTTTTCAGAAACGGAACATGTCTAGTGATGCCAGAAGCTTTTCGAATGACTTCGATTCTTTTAAAGGAACAAAGTGCAAAACGGTTATAGAAATGTGTGCAAGGCGATCATTGACTGATAAAATTTCTGAGTCATCGGAGTGTCTTCATAGTCAACGAACAAGTTGTCATCCAGAACGTAATCAATGTCCCAGAGCTAGAAAAATCACAGAGTCTGCATCAATTGATCGATCCATAAGTTCAgatcgaaaaatttttgaaaaaaatgatgaagataTGATGGCGAAAAATGTGAAACTACCAAGATCACCTTCACAGCCGGTGATTCTTCATTCTTGTCCCCCACCGCCAAAACTTCAACCTGGTTTTTGTCCTTGTGCTGATGTATTCATGACAACGAGAAATGAAACGAAGTTGATCGTACCTTCTCAGTCATGTCCTTTGCAAGTGAAATATTCGTGTCCAGAGTCTCGTATCTATTACTGTCCATCAAAATTTTGGAGATCaaagtgttaa
- the LOC122857542 gene encoding uncharacterized protein LOC122857542 isoform X4, translating into MILQIGKILGPIVSKFINHSTDLKCFQIMKMIVLTRNLKCERTPLFTNLDFYINKIEKVYFRSSDCSEGDPRSTEREPCETPKGPCVPLKKPGYPTKPEVPQEPFCVECPPKKPCSLNQCPTLEEKR; encoded by the exons atgattTTACAAATAGGAAAAATTTTGGGACCGATTgttagtaaatttattaatcatagtACGGATTTGAAGTGCTTTCAG ATAATGAAGATGATAGTGTTGACACGAAATCTTAAATGTGAAAGGACACCTCTATTTACTAATCTTGATTTCTACATAAACAAA aTTGAGAAAGTCTACTTTCGCAGTTCTGATTGTAGTGAAGGTGATCCAAGATCGACTGAAAGAGAACCTTGTGAGACTCCCAAAGGACCTTGTGTGCCTTTAAAAAAGCCTGGTTATCCAACTAAGCCTGAAGTACCTCAAGAACCTTTTTGCGTTGAGTGTCCACCAAAGAAACCTTGCAGTTTAAATCAATGCCCCACTTTAGAGG AGAAACGATAG